The Xiphophorus couchianus chromosome 5, X_couchianus-1.0, whole genome shotgun sequence genome includes a region encoding these proteins:
- the trhra gene encoding thyrotropin-releasing hormone receptor has translation MENLTVDDITLENDTSVPDNQTLGVWTDNSFEYKAVSVFLVSLICGAGIVGNVMVILVVLTTKHMRTPTNCYLVSLAAADLMVLTAAGLPNISDALCGQWVYGYAGCLGITYFQYLGINASSCSITAFTVERYIAICHPIKAQFLCTLSRAKKIIMLVWALTSVYCVMWLFLSDTKTLVYDNVALLTCAYKVSRSHYLPIYFTDFAVFYVLPLMLATVLYGLIARILFLNPLPSDPKGGSKKWKREASQGGRMVGSSSSSSTTAASRRQVTKMLAVVVVLFALLWMPYRTLVVVNSFLGKPYLDTWFLLFCRLCIYLNSAINPVIYNAMSQKFRTAFKKLCHCGPQRTEKPASYSVALTYSVIKETSNGESPDHFTTEMDELHSPCDQCMPAGILPSAKKVQYVVDASFSGREVNA, from the exons ATGGAAAACCTCACGGTGGATGACATAACTCTAGAGAATGACACGTCGGTGCCTGACAACCAGACTCTGGGCGTTTGGACCGACAACTCTTTCGAATACAAGGCGGTCAGCGTGTTCCTGGTGTCCCTCATCTGCGGCGCGGGGATCGTGGGCAACGTCATGGTCATCCTGGTGGTCCTGACCACCAAGCACATGCGAACTCCCACCAACTGCTACCTGGTGAGCCTGGCGGCCGCCGACCTCATGGTCCTGACGGCCGCCGGGCTGCCCAACATCAGCGACGCCCTGTGCGGGCAGTGGGTGTACGGCTACGCGGGCTGCCTGGGGATCACCTACTTCCAGTATCTGGGGATAAACGCGTCCTCCTGCTCCATCACCGCCTTCACCGTGGAGCGCTACATCGCCATCTGCCACCCCATCAAAGCCCAGTTCCTGTGCACCTTGTCCCGGGCTAAGAAGATCATCATGCTGGTGTGGGCTCTCACCTCGGTCTACTGCGTCATGTGGCTGTTTCTGTCAGACACCAAAACGTTGGTGTACGACAACGTGGCGCTGCTCACCTGCGCCTACAAGGTGTCCAGGAGCCACTACCTGCCCatctacttcacggatttcgccgtGTTTTACGTGCTGCCCCTCATGCTGGCCACGGTGCTGTACGGGCTGATCGCCAGGATCCTCTTCCTCAACCCGCTGCCGTCCGACCCGAAGGGCGGCAGCAAGAAGTGGAAGAGGGAGGCGAGCCAGGGCGGCAGGATGGtcggcagcagctcctccagcagcacCACGGCTGCCTCGCGCAGACAG GTGACGAAGATGCTTGCCGTGGTCGTCGTCCTGTTCGCTCTGCTCTGGATGCCCTACCGGACCTTAGTGGTGGTCAACTCCTTCCTAGGCAAACCCTACCTGGACACCTGGTTCCTGCTCTTCTGCCGTCTCTGCATCTACCTAAACAGCGCCATCAATCCGGTGATCTACAACGCCATGTCGCAGAAGTTCCGCACCGCCTTCAAGAAGCTGTGCCACTGCGGCCCCCAGCGCACGGAGAAGCCCGCGTCCTACAGCGTGGCTCTTACCTACAGCGTCATCAAGGAGACGTCCAACGGGGAAAGCCCGGACCACTTCACGACGGAAATGGACGAGCTGCACTCGCCGTGCGACCAGTGCATGCCTGCCGGAATCTTACCGAGTGCCAAAAAGGTGCAGTACGTGGTGGATGCCTCGTTCTCTGGCAGAGAAGTGAATGCCTGA